In Papaver somniferum cultivar HN1 chromosome 1, ASM357369v1, whole genome shotgun sequence, a genomic segment contains:
- the LOC113311456 gene encoding protein DETOXIFICATION 27-like: MKDSKSGDGVREDPVNIPLLEEYLSPATTLQLNHHNEIRDDLLSRVWVESKKFWKIAGPSIVIRIASYSILVITQAFAGHLGDLELAAVSVSITVVIGFTFGLLLGMASALETLCGQAYGAKKYRMLGIYLQRSWVVLTLCAILLLPVYIFTAPILKLLGQPDDLAELTGLFTNWLTPLPFALALQMPSQRFLQCQRKTSIVAWVCLGALLFHILLIWSVVYKLGFGVIGAAAILNVSWWIIVLGSFSYIACGGCPETWTGFSMEAFSGLWEFFKLSMASGVMLCLENWYYMILVLMTGNLSNAKVAVSALTICMSINGWEVMIPLAFFAATGVRVANELGAGNGKAAKFATKVSVVTSLIIGIFFCALIMIFHEKLAIIFTSSVVILQAVDNLAFLLACTVLLNSIQPVLSGVAVGSGWQASVAFINIGCYYIIGIPLGVALGWVFHLGVRGIWSGMIGGTAIQTLILIIITIRCDWDMHAQIASSRMNMLSNS, translated from the exons ATGAAAGACAGCAAGAGTGGGGATGGAGTAAGAGAGGACCCGGTGAACATTCCGTTATTAGAAGAATATTTATCGCCGGCGACTACACTGCAACTGAATCATCATAATGAAATACGAGATGACTTACTGAGCAGAGTTTGGGTCGAATCAAAGAAGTTTTGGAAAATTGCTGGTCCAAGTATCGTCATTCGTATAGCTTCTTATTCTATATTGGTTATCACCCAAGCTTTTGCTGGTCATTTGGGTGACCTTGAGCTTGCAGCAGTTTCCGTTTCCATTACGGTTGTTATTGGTTTCACTTTCGGCTTATTG TTGGGAATGGCAAGTGCACTAGAGACATTATGCGGTCAAGCTTACGGAGCTAAAAAATATCGTATGTTAGGAATTTACTTGCAGCGTTCATGGGTTGTTTTGACTCTCTGTGCAATTTTGCTTCTACCGGTTTACATATTCACTGCACCAATCCTTAAGCTCTTGGGACAACCCGATGATCTAGCTGAGCTAACAGGACTATTTACAAACTGGTTGACTCCGCTTCCTTTTGCCTTAGCTTTACAAATGCCatcacaaagatttcttcagtgtCAGCGTAAGACATCGATAGTTGCTTGGGTATGCTTGGGCGCCCTACTGTTTCATATTTTACTTATCTGGTCAGTCGTTTACAAACTTGGTTTTGGTGTTATTGGAGCTGCTGCCATATTGAATGTCTCATGGTGGATTATAGTTTTGGGATCGTTTTCTTACATTGCGTGTGGTGGTTGCCCTGAAACTTGGACTGGTTTTTCTATGGAAGCATTTTCTGGCCTTTGGGAGTTTTTCAAACTCTCAATGGCTTCTGGCGTCATGTTATG TTTGGAGAATTGGTACTACATGATACTGGTTTTGATGACTGGAAACTTGAGCAACGCTAAGGTTGCGGTTTCTGCTCTTACAATCTG TATGAGCATAAATGGATGGGAGGTGATGATTCCACTAGCTTTCTTCGCTGCAACTGG AGTAAGAGTTGCAAACGAGCTTGGAGCGGGGAATGGAAAAGCTGCAAAATTTGCTACCAAAGTTTCAGTCGTTACATCTTTGATAATAGGGATATTTTTTTGTGCATTAATAATGATATTTCATGAAAAATTAGCAATCATATTCACCTCGAGTGTCGTCATCCTCCAAGCAGTAGATAACCTTGCATTCCTCTTGGCTTGCACCGTTCTCCTCAACAGCATTCAACCTGTTCTATCTG GGGTTGCTGTTGGCTCAGGATGGCAAGCCTCGGTCGCTTTCATTAACATCGGCTGCTACTATATTATCGGAATTCCACTTGGAGTTGCCCTTGGATGGGTTTTCCATCTTGGCGTTAGA GGTATATGGAGTGGGATGATAGGTGGTACCGCTATTCAAACGCTAATATTGATCATAATCACCATCAGATGTGATTGGGATATGCATGCTCAAATTGCAAGCTCGCGGATGAATATGTTGTCAAATTCATGA
- the LOC113311459 gene encoding protein DETOXIFICATION 27-like: MKDGKSGDGAGEEPMNAPLLEEYLSPPTTLQLNHHNEKRDDLPSRVWVESKKFWYIAGPSIVIRLSSNSILVITQAFAGHLGVLELAAVSISVTVVIGFTFGLLLGMASALETLCGQAYGAKRYHMLGIYLQRSWIVLTLCAILLLPVYIFTTPILKLLGQPHDLAELTGLVTIWLIPIPFALAIQLPSQRFLQCQRKTPIAAWVCMGALLFHIFLTWLVVYKLGFGVLGAAAASNVSWWIIALGPVAYMACGGCPETWTGFSMEAFSGLWDFFKLSVASGVMICLEYWYYRILVLMSGNLNNATVAVSALTICMSINGWEVMIPFAFFAATGVRVATELGAGNGKAAKFASQVSVITSLIIGIFFCTLIMVFHDKLAIIFTSSEAVLHAVDNLAFLLACTILLNSVQPILSGVAVGSGWQASVAYINIGCYYIIGLPLGAVLGWVFHFGVPGIWSGMIGGTAIQTLILSIIIIRCDWDMQAQKASRRMNMLSNSGGIP, translated from the exons ATGAAAGACGGCAAAAGTGGAGATGGAGCAGGAGAGGAACCGATGAACGCTCCGTTGTTAGAAGAATATTTATCACCGCCGACTACACTGCAACTGAATCATCATAATGAAAAACGAGATGATTTACCGAGCCGAGTTTGGGTCGAATCGAAGAAGTTTTGGTATATTGCTGGTCCAAGTATCGTCATCCGTCTATCTTCTAATTCTATACTGGTTATCACCCAAGCTTTTGCTGGTCATTTGGGTGTCCTTGAGCTTGCTGCAGTTTCCATTTCAGTTACAGTTGTTATTGGTTTTACCTTCGGATTATTG TTGGGAATGGCGAGTGCGTTAGAGACATTATGTGGTCAAGCATACGGAGCTAAACGATACCATATGCTAGGAATTTACCTGCAGCGTTCATGGATTGTTTTGACTCTCTGTGCAATTTTACTTCTACCGgtttacatatttactacccCAATTCTTAAACTCTTGGGACAACCACATGATTTGGCTGAGCTAACAGGATTAGTCACAATATGGCTGATTCCAATTCCTTTTGCCTTAGCTATACAGCTGCCttcacaaagatttcttcagtgtCAACGCAAGACCCCAATAGCTGCTTGGGTATGCATGGGTGCCCTACTGTTTCATATTTTCCTTACCTGGTTAGTCGTTTACAAACTTGGTTTTGGTGTTCTTGGAGCTGCTGCCGCGTCCAATGTCTCATGGTGGATTATAGCTTTGGGACCAGTTGCTTACATGGCTTGTGGTGGTTGCCCTGAAACATGGACTGGTTTTTCTATGGAAGCCTTTTCTGGTCTTTGGGATTTTTTCAAACTCTCGGTGGCTTCTGGCGTCATGATATG TTTGGAATATTGGTACTACAGAATACTGGTTTTGATGTCTGGAAACTTGAACAACGCTACGGTTGCAGTCTCAGCTCTTACCATCTG TATGAGCATAAACGGATGGGAAGTGATGATTCCATTTGCTTTCTTCGCCGCAACCGG AGTAAGGGTTGCAACCGAGCTTGGAGCAGGGAACGGAAaagctgcaaaatttgcttcCCAAGTTTCAGTAATTACATCTTTGATAATAGGGATATTCTTTTGTACCCTGATAATGGTTTTTCATGATAAGTTGGCAATCATTTTCACCTCGAGTGAGGCCGTCCTCCACGCAGTTGATAACCTGGCATTCCTCTTGGCTTGCACCATTCTCCTCAACAGCGTTCAACCTATTCTCTCGG GGGTAGCCGTTGGCTCAGGATGGCAAGCATCGGTAGCATACATTAACATTGGCTGCTATTATATCATCGGACTTCCACTTGGGGCTGTCCTTGGATGGGTTTTCCATTTTGGTGTTCCA GGTATATGGAGTGGGATGATAGGTGGTACCGCTATTCAAACGTTGATATTGAGCATAATAATCATTAGGTGTGATTGGGATATGCAAGCTCAAAAGGCAAGCAGACGGATGAATATGTTGTCAAATTCAGGTGGCATACCCTAA